A stretch of the Pelmatolapia mariae isolate MD_Pm_ZW linkage group LG23, Pm_UMD_F_2, whole genome shotgun sequence genome encodes the following:
- the p3h2 gene encoding prolyl 3-hydroxylase 2 isoform X2, which produces MEKLQRPDKAAEAAHTYFQANPEHVEMGRDLEQYKNLQGVEETHFVDREARPHQRSFTAAVQLYDKGDYEGAIALFEEALVEYYKVDVDCRALCQGPQKFEGQDHLRYRYSLHEVVSDHFTQVLHCEHECVRDLATRPGRLSPMENYLPLHYDYLQFAYFKAGRLEEALQCALTYLLFHEGEEFMKENADYYREELGHDAEPREKAAWYLRRHKQELELLLIGSKIMGAEFTEGNYWRSTGGRDDSNSVPSGTDGWMEYVPISHKKNVTVTSLQSLKEGGPLLYEGVQLVQNSAALNGTQRVLLDHVISEEECAELRQLAHTVTMAGDGYKGRMSPHTPNEMFEGASVLKTLQHGFEGRVPMRSARLFYETSERARRIIESYFVLNSTLHFSYTHLVCRTAIKGQQDHRNDLSHPIHADNCLLDPDANECWKEPPAYTNRDYSALLYLNGDFEGGEFIFTEMDAKTVTASVKPKCGRMVGFSSGGENPHGVKAVTSGQRCAVALWFTLNPLYRELERLQADEVVQALDMQHVFGQGLNINPKDEL; this is translated from the exons TTGCAGCGGCCCGACAAGGCTGCAGAGGCGGCTCACACCTACTTCCAGGCCAATCCAGAGCATGTGGAGATGGGCCGGGACCTGGAGCAGTACAAAAACCTGCAGGGCGTCGAGGAAACCCACTTTGTGGACCGAGAAGCCCGGCCTCACCAG CGCTCCTTCACAGCGGCAGTGCAGTTGTACGATAAAGGCGACTACGAAGGAGCGATTGCTCTCTTTGAGGAGGCGTTGGTGGAATACTACAAGGTAGACGTGGACTGTCGGGCGTTGTGCCAAGGCCCGCAGAAGTTTGAGGGCCAAGACCACCTCCGATACCGCTACAGCCTCCATGAAGTCGTATCAG ATCACTTCACTCAGGTGCTGCACTGTGAGCACGAGTGTGTCAGAGACCTCGCTACTCGACCCGGCCGCCTCTCACCTATGGAGAACTACCTGCCTCTACACTACGATTACCTTCAGTTTGCCTACTTCAAAG cGGGCAGGCTGGAGGAGGCGCTGCAGTGCGCTCTCACCTACCTTTTGTTCCACGAGGGAGAGGAGTTCATGAAGGAAAACGCCGATTACTACAGAGAGGAGCTGGGACATGATGCTGAGCCACGAGAG AAAGCTGCATGGTACCTGAGGAGGCACAAACAGGAACTAGAGCTCCTTCTGATTGGCAGCAAAATCATGGGTGCAGAATTCACAGAAGGG aaCTACTGGAGGAGCACAGGTGGAAGAGATGACTCAAACAG CGTTCCCTCAGGCACCGATGGCTGGATGGAGTATGTTCCCATCTCGCATAAGAAAAATGTCACCGTCACGTCTCTGCAGAGTCTCAAGGAAG GTGGCCCCTTGTTGTACGAGGGCGTGCAGCTGGTGCAGAACTCGGCGGCTTTGAACGGGACCCAGCGGGTGCTGCTGGATCATGTTATATCTGAGGAAGAGTGTGCAGAGCTCAGACAGCTGGCACAT ACTGTCACAATGGCAGGAGACGGTTACAAAGGGAGGATGTCCCCTCACACTCCCAATGAGATGTTTGAAGGAGCCAGTGTGCTTAAAACCCTGCAG CACGGCTTTGAGGGCAGAGTGCCAATGAGAAGTGCTCGCCTCTTCTACGAAACCAGCGAGCGGGCGAGACGAATCATCGAGTCGTATTTCGTGCTAAACTCCACGTTGCACTTCTCCTACACACACCTGGTGTGCCGGACAGCCATCAAAG GTCAGCAAGATCACAGGAATGACCTGAGCCATCCCATCCATGCTGACAACTGCTTGTTGGACCCTGATGCCAATGAGTGCTGGAAGGAACCTCCAGCTTACACAAACAGAGACTACAG tgcaCTGTTATATCTAAATGGCGACTTTGAAGGAGGGGAGTTCATATTTACAGAAATGGATGCCAAAACCGTCACG GCATCAGTGAAACCAAAGTGTGGCAGAATGGTAGGTTTCTCATCAGGAGGGGAAAATCCACACGGCGTGAAGGCCGTTACGAGTGGGCAGAGGTGTGCTGTGGCTCTCTGGTTCACCCTGAACCCACTCTACAGAGAACTG GAGCGACTGCAGGCGGACGAGGTGGTCCAGGCCCTGGACATGCAGCATGTGTTCGGTCAAGGTCTCAACATCAACCCCAAAGATGAGTTGTAG
- the cpox gene encoding oxygen-dependent coproporphyrinogen-III oxidase, mitochondrial, with amino-acid sequence MATIVFYSVNRTAHTAARRCLTSPLKGLASAGESVSRLASTHSRSVPLLPGTRWFLRGTGVRFVSHGTAGRSGKTRRGALALSGAAAVTAAAAVAGFLANTDHFQRAEMATRVPRAAKETEEEGDILQRCRGFMSPPVTDISVLQGNKDEMRTKMEMLIMETQADFCKALEKVDGGKFRVDRWKRKEGGGGISCVMQDGKVFEKAGVNVSVVFGNLTEEAAKQMRSRGKVLKGKDGKLPFVAMGVSSVIHPKNPHIPTVHFNYRYFEIEEEDGTKQWWFGGGTDLTPVYIDKEDAFHFHKTLKEACDKHHPQYYPDFKKWCDRYFYVRHRGESRGIGGIFFDDLDSPNQEEVFSFVKSCARTVVPCYLPIVYKHLSDSFTNEEKDWQQVRRGRYVEFNLVYDRGVKFGLATPGSRIESILMSLPLTARWEYMHEPAKGTREAEMLDALRNPKDWV; translated from the exons ATGGCCACCATCGTCTTTTACTCGGTGAACAGAACGGCTCACACCGCCGCGAGACGATGTTTAACTTCTCCGTTAAAGGGGCTTGCTAGTGCCGGAGAATCCGTTTCGCGGCTAGCCTCCACTCACAGTCGGTCAGTGCCTTTGCTTCCGGGAACGAGATGGTTTTTGAGGGGTACCGGCGTGAGGTTCGTGTCCCATGGGACCGCAGGCAGGTCCGGGAAAACCAGGAGGGGAGCCCTGGCGCTCAGCGGAGCCGCAGCAGTAACAGCGGCGGCGGCCGTAGCGGGGTTTTTAGCTAACACTGACCACTTCCAGCGCGCAGAGATGGCAACGAGGGTCCCCCGAGCCGCAAAGGAGACAGAGGAAGAAGGGGACATTCTTCAGAGATGCCGGGGCTTTATGTCTCCGCCGGTGACTGACATTAGTGTGCTGCAGGGGAACAAGGACGAGATGCGTACGAAGATGGAGATGCTGATCATGGAGACTCAGGCCGACTTCTGCAAAGCCCTGGAGAAAGTGGACGGTGGGAAGTTCAGGGTTGACCGGTGGAAGAGGAAGGAAG GTGGTGGAGGCATCAGCTGTGTGATGCAGGACGGAAAGGTGTTTGAGAAGGCGGGTGTTAATGTGTCAGTGGTGTTTGGGAACCTGACAGAGGAGGCTGCGAAGCAGATGAGGAGCAGAGGAAAGGTCCTCAAAGGGAAAGATG GTAAACTGCCATTTGTCGCCATGGGAGTAagctccgttatccaccccAAAAACCCCCATATTCCCACTGTGCACTTCAACTACAGATACTTTGAGATTGAGGAGGAAGATG GCACTAAGCAGTGGTGGTTCGGTGGAGGCACAGACCTGACCCCGGTGTATATAGATAAGGAAGATGCCTTTCATTTCCACAAAACCCTGAAGGAGGCTTGTGACAAGCACCACCCACAGTACTACCCCGACTTTAAGAAATG GTGTGATAGGTACTTCTACGTCCGCCACAGAGGAGAGAGCCGCGGTATAGGAGGAATCTTCTTTGACGACCTGGACTCCCCGAATCAGGAGGAAGTGTTCAGCTTCGTCAAGAGCTGCGCCCGCACGGTGGTGCCCTGCTATCTGCCCATTGTGTACAAACATCTCAGTGACTCTTTTACTAATGAGGAGAAGGACTGGCAGCAGGTTCGACGAGGCCG GTATGTGGAGTTTAACCTGGTGTACGACAGGGGAGTGAAGTTTGGCCTGGCCACGCCCGGCTCAAGAATCGAGAGCATCCTCATGTCCCTCCCACTCACCGCGAG GTGGGAGTACATGCACGAGCCTGCCAAAGGCACCCGGGAGGCTGAGATGCTGGATGCGTTACGAAACCCCAAAGACTGGGTGTGA
- the ccdc181 gene encoding coiled-coil domain-containing protein 181 isoform X1: MMSETVCTKTQEEYEDDFEKDLDWLISEEGRSEDQGSDYEDIEADTDKELEEGEKRQGMKGKENNYKETNRDNKTEQLEEDEERWPSPMEPLEYDSDRDSPSKSSPTAPPPPGMDDQTDEEKKYILEKIQQANRELQDQEVPDMTRRRRLHFKETLVDLVVPPLQFERDGSSDEVEGKNGSKERAEDAPADTEVSGKLSELKISPRNESRSSEGGSGRAGESSEGGQGMKEGRVLVEKDGKFDLVSLKEVESLALFPPLANNVSDSSRSSPRVQEQNVNSVKIHSSSSSPRLRAASSSFPQAIDHLRAPRPPAQPKSRPSSASQSQRGSQRKSSKRRVQSATETPSQATYTLTPQQKEQLQKIQERKQRLAREAEQRKREEEELKRQENELAFKAWLMRKKEQLQEERRIHRAQEIERMNCQVWPHGGTRDSNPDPEEAFRSWLQRKQEQQQKERQLVEFKRLEEDSGYLLHSREECDEAFKLWLKRKRTEKRAEQQAAREHSRRLVLEERRARRMRDLMCTAGESKPFRVTEQLAYRF, encoded by the exons ATGATGAGCGAAACAGTTTGCACAAAGACTCAGGAGGAGTACGAGGACGACTTTGAGAAAGATCTGGACTGGCTGATCAGTGAGGAAGGCCGGAGCGAGGACCAG GGCTCTGACTATGAGGACATAGAGGCAGACACTGACAAAGAACTGGAGGAGGGTGAGAAACGACAGGGAATGAAAGGAAAGGAGAATAACTACAAGGAAACAAACCGAGACAACAAAACAGAGCAACtggaagaagatgaagagaGATGGCCATCTCCTATGGAACCACTGGAGTATGACTCAGACAGGGACAGTCCCAGTAAGTCATCACCTACAGCCCCACCTCCTCCAGGGATGGATGATCAAACAGACGAGGAGAAGAAGTATATCCTCGAGAAGATCCAGCAGGCTAACCGGGAGCTGCAGGATCAGGAAGTGCCAGATATGACACGACGCAGGCGGTTGCATTTTAAAGAGACATTGGTGGACCTGGTGGTGCCTCCACTGCAGTTTGAGAGAGATGGCAGCAGCGATGAAGTAGAGGGGAAAAATGGGAGCAAGGAAAGAGCTGAGGATGCACCGGCAGATACTGAAGTGTCAGGAAAGCTGTCCGAGCTAAAGATTTCACCTCGCAATGAAAGCAGGAGTTCTGAAGGAGGTTCTGGCAGGGCTGGGGAGAGCAGCGAGGGAGGCCAGGGGATGAAGGAGGGCAGAGTCCTTGTGGAGAAGGACGGGAAGTTTGACCTGGTCAGCCTAAAAGAGGTGGAGAGTCTAGCCCTTTTCCCTCCTTTAGCGAACAACGTCAGTGACAGTTCACGCTCCTCGCCTCGTGTTCAGGAGCAAAATGTAAACTCTGTTAAGATCCACAgttcctcctcttctcctcgCCTTCGGGCTGCCTCCTCCTCGTTTCCACAGGCAATAGATCACCTTCGGGCCCCCAGACCTCCAGCACAACCAAAGAGCAGGCCTAGCTCAGCCAGCCAGAGTCAGAGAGGCAGCCAGAGGAAAAGCAGCAAGAGGCGGGTGCAGTCTGCCACGGAGACACCCAGCCAGGCCACGTACACCCTGACCCCACAGCAGAAAGAGCAGCTGCAGAAGATCCAGGAGAGGAAGCAGAGGCTGGCCAGAGAG GCAGAACAGAGGAAGCGTGAGGAAGAAGAGCTGAAGAGGCAGGAGAACGAGCTGGCCTTCAAAGCCTGGCTGATGAGGAAGAAAGAGCAGCTTCAGGAGGAGAGAAGGATCCACAGAGCCCAGGAAATCGAGAGAATGAATTGTCAAGTATGGCCACACGGGGGCACA AGAGACTCCAACCCGGACCCGGAGGAGGCCTTCAGGTCATGGCTTCAGAGgaagcaggagcagcagcagaaggagAGGCAGCTGGTGGAGTTCAAGAGGCTGGAGGAGGACAGTGGGTACCTGTTACACAGCCGTGAGGAGTGCGACGAGGCTTTCAAACT GTGGCTGAAGCGAAAGCGGACGGAGAAGCGAGCGGAGCAGCAGGCGGCCCGAGAGCACTCCCGCAGGCTGGTGTTAGAGGAGCGGCGTGCGCGGCGCATGAGGGACTTGATGTGCACCGCCGGTGAAAGCAAACCGTTCAGAGTCACTGAACAGCTGGCCTACCGCTTCTGA
- the ccdc181 gene encoding coiled-coil domain-containing protein 181 isoform X3: MQYISECCSTCCRLNEGSDYEDIEADTDKELEEGEKRQGMKGKENNYKETNRDNKTEQLEEDEERWPSPMEPLEYDSDRDSPSKSSPTAPPPPGMDDQTDEEKKYILEKIQQANRELQDQEVPDMTRRRRLHFKETLVDLVVPPLQFERDGSSDEVEGKNGSKERAEDAPADTEVSGKLSELKISPRNESRSSEGGSGRAGESSEGGQGMKEGRVLVEKDGKFDLVSLKEVESLALFPPLANNVSDSSRSSPRVQEQNVNSVKIHSSSSSPRLRAASSSFPQAIDHLRAPRPPAQPKSRPSSASQSQRGSQRKSSKRRVQSATETPSQATYTLTPQQKEQLQKIQERKQRLAREAEQRKREEEELKRQENELAFKAWLMRKKEQLQEERRIHRAQEIERMNCQVWPHGGTRDSNPDPEEAFRSWLQRKQEQQQKERQLVEFKRLEEDSGYLLHSREECDEAFKLWLKRKRTEKRAEQQAAREHSRRLVLEERRARRMRDLMCTAGESKPFRVTEQLAYRF; encoded by the exons ATGCAGTATATATCTGAATGCTGCTCTACTTGCTGCAGGCTGAATGAG GGCTCTGACTATGAGGACATAGAGGCAGACACTGACAAAGAACTGGAGGAGGGTGAGAAACGACAGGGAATGAAAGGAAAGGAGAATAACTACAAGGAAACAAACCGAGACAACAAAACAGAGCAACtggaagaagatgaagagaGATGGCCATCTCCTATGGAACCACTGGAGTATGACTCAGACAGGGACAGTCCCAGTAAGTCATCACCTACAGCCCCACCTCCTCCAGGGATGGATGATCAAACAGACGAGGAGAAGAAGTATATCCTCGAGAAGATCCAGCAGGCTAACCGGGAGCTGCAGGATCAGGAAGTGCCAGATATGACACGACGCAGGCGGTTGCATTTTAAAGAGACATTGGTGGACCTGGTGGTGCCTCCACTGCAGTTTGAGAGAGATGGCAGCAGCGATGAAGTAGAGGGGAAAAATGGGAGCAAGGAAAGAGCTGAGGATGCACCGGCAGATACTGAAGTGTCAGGAAAGCTGTCCGAGCTAAAGATTTCACCTCGCAATGAAAGCAGGAGTTCTGAAGGAGGTTCTGGCAGGGCTGGGGAGAGCAGCGAGGGAGGCCAGGGGATGAAGGAGGGCAGAGTCCTTGTGGAGAAGGACGGGAAGTTTGACCTGGTCAGCCTAAAAGAGGTGGAGAGTCTAGCCCTTTTCCCTCCTTTAGCGAACAACGTCAGTGACAGTTCACGCTCCTCGCCTCGTGTTCAGGAGCAAAATGTAAACTCTGTTAAGATCCACAgttcctcctcttctcctcgCCTTCGGGCTGCCTCCTCCTCGTTTCCACAGGCAATAGATCACCTTCGGGCCCCCAGACCTCCAGCACAACCAAAGAGCAGGCCTAGCTCAGCCAGCCAGAGTCAGAGAGGCAGCCAGAGGAAAAGCAGCAAGAGGCGGGTGCAGTCTGCCACGGAGACACCCAGCCAGGCCACGTACACCCTGACCCCACAGCAGAAAGAGCAGCTGCAGAAGATCCAGGAGAGGAAGCAGAGGCTGGCCAGAGAG GCAGAACAGAGGAAGCGTGAGGAAGAAGAGCTGAAGAGGCAGGAGAACGAGCTGGCCTTCAAAGCCTGGCTGATGAGGAAGAAAGAGCAGCTTCAGGAGGAGAGAAGGATCCACAGAGCCCAGGAAATCGAGAGAATGAATTGTCAAGTATGGCCACACGGGGGCACA AGAGACTCCAACCCGGACCCGGAGGAGGCCTTCAGGTCATGGCTTCAGAGgaagcaggagcagcagcagaaggagAGGCAGCTGGTGGAGTTCAAGAGGCTGGAGGAGGACAGTGGGTACCTGTTACACAGCCGTGAGGAGTGCGACGAGGCTTTCAAACT GTGGCTGAAGCGAAAGCGGACGGAGAAGCGAGCGGAGCAGCAGGCGGCCCGAGAGCACTCCCGCAGGCTGGTGTTAGAGGAGCGGCGTGCGCGGCGCATGAGGGACTTGATGTGCACCGCCGGTGAAAGCAAACCGTTCAGAGTCACTGAACAGCTGGCCTACCGCTTCTGA
- the ccdc181 gene encoding coiled-coil domain-containing protein 181 isoform X2 gives MMSETVCTKTQEEYEDDFEKDLDWLISEEGRSEDQGSDYEDIEADTDKELEEGEKRQGMKGKENNYKETNRDNKTEQLEEDEERWPSPMEPLEYDSDRDSPSKSSPTAPPPPGMDDQTDEEKKYILEKIQQANRELQDQEVPDMTRRRRLHFKETLVDLVVPPLQFERDGSSDEVEGKNGSKERAEDAPADTEVSGKLSELKISPRNESRSSEGGSGRAGESSEGGQGMKEGRVLVEKDGKFDLVSLKEVESLALFPPLANNVSDSSRSSPRVQEQNVNSVKIHSSSSSPRLRAASSSFPQAIDHLRAPRPPAQPKSRPSSASQSQRGSQRKSSKRRVQSATETPSQATYTLTPQQKEQLQKIQERKQRLAREAEQRKREEEELKRQENELAFKAWLMRKKEQLQEERRIHRAQEIERMNCQRDSNPDPEEAFRSWLQRKQEQQQKERQLVEFKRLEEDSGYLLHSREECDEAFKLWLKRKRTEKRAEQQAAREHSRRLVLEERRARRMRDLMCTAGESKPFRVTEQLAYRF, from the exons ATGATGAGCGAAACAGTTTGCACAAAGACTCAGGAGGAGTACGAGGACGACTTTGAGAAAGATCTGGACTGGCTGATCAGTGAGGAAGGCCGGAGCGAGGACCAG GGCTCTGACTATGAGGACATAGAGGCAGACACTGACAAAGAACTGGAGGAGGGTGAGAAACGACAGGGAATGAAAGGAAAGGAGAATAACTACAAGGAAACAAACCGAGACAACAAAACAGAGCAACtggaagaagatgaagagaGATGGCCATCTCCTATGGAACCACTGGAGTATGACTCAGACAGGGACAGTCCCAGTAAGTCATCACCTACAGCCCCACCTCCTCCAGGGATGGATGATCAAACAGACGAGGAGAAGAAGTATATCCTCGAGAAGATCCAGCAGGCTAACCGGGAGCTGCAGGATCAGGAAGTGCCAGATATGACACGACGCAGGCGGTTGCATTTTAAAGAGACATTGGTGGACCTGGTGGTGCCTCCACTGCAGTTTGAGAGAGATGGCAGCAGCGATGAAGTAGAGGGGAAAAATGGGAGCAAGGAAAGAGCTGAGGATGCACCGGCAGATACTGAAGTGTCAGGAAAGCTGTCCGAGCTAAAGATTTCACCTCGCAATGAAAGCAGGAGTTCTGAAGGAGGTTCTGGCAGGGCTGGGGAGAGCAGCGAGGGAGGCCAGGGGATGAAGGAGGGCAGAGTCCTTGTGGAGAAGGACGGGAAGTTTGACCTGGTCAGCCTAAAAGAGGTGGAGAGTCTAGCCCTTTTCCCTCCTTTAGCGAACAACGTCAGTGACAGTTCACGCTCCTCGCCTCGTGTTCAGGAGCAAAATGTAAACTCTGTTAAGATCCACAgttcctcctcttctcctcgCCTTCGGGCTGCCTCCTCCTCGTTTCCACAGGCAATAGATCACCTTCGGGCCCCCAGACCTCCAGCACAACCAAAGAGCAGGCCTAGCTCAGCCAGCCAGAGTCAGAGAGGCAGCCAGAGGAAAAGCAGCAAGAGGCGGGTGCAGTCTGCCACGGAGACACCCAGCCAGGCCACGTACACCCTGACCCCACAGCAGAAAGAGCAGCTGCAGAAGATCCAGGAGAGGAAGCAGAGGCTGGCCAGAGAG GCAGAACAGAGGAAGCGTGAGGAAGAAGAGCTGAAGAGGCAGGAGAACGAGCTGGCCTTCAAAGCCTGGCTGATGAGGAAGAAAGAGCAGCTTCAGGAGGAGAGAAGGATCCACAGAGCCCAGGAAATCGAGAGAATGAATTGTCAA AGAGACTCCAACCCGGACCCGGAGGAGGCCTTCAGGTCATGGCTTCAGAGgaagcaggagcagcagcagaaggagAGGCAGCTGGTGGAGTTCAAGAGGCTGGAGGAGGACAGTGGGTACCTGTTACACAGCCGTGAGGAGTGCGACGAGGCTTTCAAACT GTGGCTGAAGCGAAAGCGGACGGAGAAGCGAGCGGAGCAGCAGGCGGCCCGAGAGCACTCCCGCAGGCTGGTGTTAGAGGAGCGGCGTGCGCGGCGCATGAGGGACTTGATGTGCACCGCCGGTGAAAGCAAACCGTTCAGAGTCACTGAACAGCTGGCCTACCGCTTCTGA
- the prrg1 gene encoding transmembrane gamma-carboxyglutamic acid protein 1, translating into MGSVFLPAEAAHSVLRRLRRANFFLEEIKQGNIQRECREETCTYEEAREAFENEEKTRQFWEEYVRESSPPGGLEAAVGGIHSLYLIVPLLLVVVIIAGVAITVWRCHSRKRSQRSPSMGLSHHNNVLSVVSMDHWGREYHGDQSELSIHSSPAYPGSEFTSGRGSAGDPPPSYEEAVGHTDVQIETEPPPQYEDIVNSSSVSVNGGQGK; encoded by the exons ATGGGGAGTG TGTTCCTGCCAGCAGAAGCGGCCCACTCGGTCCTGCGGAGGCTGCGCAGGGCCAACTTTTTTCTGGAGGAAATAAAGCAGGGTAACATCCAGAGGGAGTGTCGGGAGGAGACCTGCACCTATGAGGAGGCCCGGGAAGCTTTTGAGAACGAAGAGAAGACG AGGCAGTTCTGGGAAGAATATGTGCGTGAAAGCAGTCCGCCTGGAGGCCTGGAGGCAGCGGTGGGCGGGATCCACTCGCTCTACCTGATTGTGCCGCTGCTGCTGGTCGTGGTCATCATCGCCGGCGTCGCAATCACTGTGTGGCGCTGCCACTCCCGCAAACGCTCACAGCGCAGCCCCAGCATGGGACTCTCGCATCACAACAACGTCTTGTCAGTGGTCTCTATGGACCATTGGGGGAGGGAATACCACGGTGACCAATCAGAACTCAGCATCCACAGCAGCCCAGCGTATCCAGGCTCAGAGTTTACGTCAGGGCGCGGAAGCGCTGGCGACCCGCCGCCATCTTACGAGGAGGCTGTGGGCCACACGGATGTCCAAATAGAGACGGAGCCGCCCCCACAGTATGAGGACATAGTCAACAGCAGTTCTGTTAGTGTCAATGGGGGCCAAGGGAAGTGA